The proteins below come from a single Cupriavidus pauculus genomic window:
- a CDS encoding alpha/beta fold hydrolase, whose translation MTAPDGQRLTLHHAGTTRAPVLVLGNSLGTDRRLWAATVAALGADFHIVCFDAPGHGGQAEFTHMGQDATLGDLGTALLDALDAAGIGTFRYCGVSMGAAIGIELALAAPHRLEALVLANTAARFAPNAEARQFWEARIDKARAAGTAAIAEATVARWLTPAHAGRQPALHRSLVEMFGATTVAGYAACASAVMRFDRTAALAAIDVPTLVIAGTEDLATPPALGQALHRAISGSRYLELPVAHLAPLGAPEAFHTAVRAFLASPTVFSPTFPL comes from the coding sequence ATGACGGCGCCAGACGGGCAGCGACTGACACTGCACCACGCCGGCACGACGCGCGCCCCCGTGCTCGTCCTCGGCAATTCGCTGGGTACCGATCGCCGACTCTGGGCCGCCACCGTTGCGGCACTCGGCGCGGACTTCCATATCGTCTGCTTCGACGCCCCAGGCCACGGCGGGCAGGCGGAGTTCACTCACATGGGCCAGGACGCGACGCTCGGCGACCTCGGCACCGCCCTGCTGGACGCGCTCGACGCGGCCGGCATCGGCACGTTCCGCTACTGCGGGGTATCGATGGGCGCGGCCATCGGCATCGAGCTCGCGCTCGCGGCGCCGCACCGGCTGGAGGCGCTCGTACTCGCCAACACGGCCGCGCGGTTCGCGCCCAATGCGGAGGCCCGCCAGTTCTGGGAGGCGCGCATCGACAAGGCCCGCGCCGCGGGGACCGCCGCGATCGCCGAGGCCACGGTCGCGCGATGGCTCACGCCCGCCCACGCCGGGCGCCAGCCGGCCCTGCACCGGTCGCTCGTCGAGATGTTCGGCGCGACCACGGTGGCGGGCTATGCCGCCTGCGCAAGCGCCGTGATGCGCTTCGACCGGACCGCGGCGCTCGCGGCGATCGATGTGCCGACGCTCGTCATCGCGGGCACCGAAGACCTCGCCACGCCACCCGCGCTCGGTCAGGCCCTGCATCGCGCAATCTCCGGCAGCCGCTACCTCGAACTCCCCGTGGCCCACCTCGCCCCGCTGGGCGCACCCGAAGCCTTTCACACGGCCGTGCGCGCCTTTCTTGCTTCCCCCACCGTTTTTTCCCCAACCTTTCCACTCTGA
- a CDS encoding metal-dependent hydrolase, translating into MIRRSLLCIASAVALLSGCATTATTGAVPQPQPPGKIAAGKAEVLWLGQAATRITTPGGKVIVIDPWLVTNPKTPAAYKDLSALGKVDLILVTHAHNDHLADAPALAKLNNAPIWNGGGMGQALVSLEMVPPALAQRFGKSGTIMPFGPNGVKITAVHAEHSSELVWKNPATNKDETHYGGEPVGYIIELENGFKIWHMGDTGLFGDMRLIGERYKPDLVMIPIGGHFTMGPQEAASAVREMIKPKYAIPIHYQTFPLLRGTPAEFNAALGVTGTSVIVPEPGQKVDF; encoded by the coding sequence ATGATCAGACGCAGCCTGCTTTGCATTGCTTCCGCCGTAGCCCTGCTGTCCGGCTGCGCCACGACCGCGACGACCGGTGCGGTGCCGCAGCCGCAGCCACCGGGCAAGATCGCCGCGGGCAAGGCCGAGGTGCTCTGGCTCGGCCAGGCCGCCACGCGCATCACGACGCCGGGCGGCAAGGTCATCGTCATCGACCCGTGGCTCGTCACCAATCCGAAGACGCCGGCCGCGTACAAAGACCTGTCCGCGCTGGGCAAGGTCGATCTGATTCTCGTCACGCATGCGCACAACGACCATCTGGCCGATGCGCCCGCGCTGGCCAAGCTGAACAACGCGCCGATCTGGAACGGCGGCGGCATGGGGCAGGCGCTGGTGTCGCTGGAGATGGTGCCGCCCGCGCTCGCGCAACGGTTCGGCAAGAGCGGCACGATCATGCCGTTCGGGCCCAATGGGGTGAAGATCACCGCCGTGCATGCCGAGCATTCGTCGGAACTGGTCTGGAAGAACCCGGCCACGAACAAGGACGAGACCCACTACGGCGGCGAACCCGTGGGCTACATCATCGAACTCGAGAACGGTTTCAAGATCTGGCACATGGGCGATACCGGCCTGTTCGGCGACATGCGTCTGATCGGCGAGCGCTACAAGCCTGACCTCGTGATGATTCCGATCGGCGGGCACTTCACGATGGGGCCGCAGGAAGCGGCCAGCGCGGTGCGCGAGATGATCAAGCCGAAGTATGCGATTCCGATCCACTACCAGACGTTTCCGCTGCTGCGCGGCACGCCGGCCGAGTTCAATGCCGCGCTGGGCGTGACCGGTACCAGCGTGATCGTGCCGGAGCCGGGCCAGAAGGTGGACTTCTGA
- a CDS encoding ABC transporter substrate-binding protein — translation MRAAINLGNPILAGRGPDGQVKGVSVDLAREAARRLGLPIELVPFNSAGNVVEAVRTGQVDVAFVAIDPVRGKDLAYTAPYVIIEGAYLVRNDSPLQRNEDVDRAGTRVVVGKGSAYDLYLTREVRAATLVRAPTSPAVTDMFLAQRLDVAAGVRQQLEADAKRVGGVRVLPGRFMVIEQAMGVPKAHAAAQAWLTAYIEEMKASGFVADALRRHGIEGAGVAPPR, via the coding sequence ATGCGCGCGGCCATCAACCTCGGCAATCCGATTCTGGCGGGGCGGGGTCCGGACGGGCAGGTCAAGGGCGTTTCGGTGGACCTCGCGCGCGAGGCCGCGCGGCGGCTCGGCTTGCCCATCGAGCTCGTGCCGTTCAACTCGGCGGGGAACGTGGTGGAGGCCGTGCGCACGGGGCAGGTGGACGTCGCGTTCGTCGCGATCGACCCCGTGCGCGGCAAGGACCTCGCCTATACCGCGCCGTACGTGATCATCGAGGGTGCCTACCTCGTGCGCAACGATTCGCCGCTGCAGCGCAACGAGGACGTCGATCGCGCGGGAACGCGGGTGGTGGTGGGCAAGGGCAGTGCCTACGATCTGTACCTCACGCGGGAGGTCCGGGCCGCGACGCTCGTGCGCGCGCCGACCTCGCCGGCCGTCACCGATATGTTCCTCGCGCAGCGGCTCGATGTGGCCGCCGGCGTGCGGCAGCAGCTGGAGGCCGATGCGAAGCGCGTGGGCGGTGTGCGCGTGCTGCCGGGACGCTTCATGGTCATCGAGCAGGCCATGGGTGTGCCGAAGGCGCATGCCGCGGCGCAGGCGTGGCTTACCGCGTATATCGAGGAGATGAAGGCGTCGGGGTTCGTGGCCGACGCGTTGCGGCGGCATGGGATCGAGGGGGCCGGGGTGGCGCCGCCGCGCTGA
- a CDS encoding alkene reductase — translation MHADKLFQPLQLGDLTLPNRIVMPPMTRSRASQPGDVPNALMAEYYAQRAQAGLIVSEGTWISPLGKGYAWTPGIQTPAQIEGWRLVTDAVHAAGGRIFAQLWHVGRLSHESLLGGESPVSSSAIQAEGVKVYVAEADGRPGFVQAARPRALRVEEIAGVVEQYRQAARNAMEAGFDGVELHAANGYLVNQFIDSKANDRTDAYGGSLPNRLRFLDEVARALVEGTGDARRVGIRLAPLTTLNGCVDADPVTTYTEAARLLGQIGVGYIHIAEADWDDAPDMPIAFKRQLREVYPGVLIYAGRYTADRAEAALAEGWADLVAFGRPFVANPDLPARLRHGVPLAEHDRDTLFGGNARGLTDYPRADPALAA, via the coding sequence ATGCACGCCGACAAGCTGTTCCAGCCCCTGCAACTGGGCGACCTGACACTCCCCAACCGAATCGTGATGCCGCCGATGACCCGCTCCCGTGCGAGTCAGCCCGGCGATGTACCCAACGCGCTGATGGCCGAGTACTACGCGCAACGCGCGCAGGCGGGCCTCATCGTCAGCGAAGGCACGTGGATCTCGCCGCTGGGCAAGGGCTATGCATGGACCCCGGGCATCCAGACGCCCGCGCAGATCGAAGGCTGGCGTCTCGTGACCGATGCCGTGCACGCCGCGGGCGGACGGATCTTCGCGCAGCTGTGGCACGTCGGCCGTCTGAGCCACGAGAGCCTGCTCGGCGGCGAGTCGCCCGTCTCGTCCTCGGCGATCCAGGCCGAGGGCGTCAAGGTGTATGTGGCGGAAGCCGACGGCCGTCCCGGCTTCGTGCAGGCCGCACGACCGCGCGCATTGCGCGTCGAAGAGATTGCCGGGGTGGTCGAGCAGTATCGGCAGGCCGCGCGCAACGCGATGGAAGCGGGTTTCGACGGCGTGGAACTGCACGCCGCCAACGGCTACCTCGTCAACCAGTTCATCGACTCCAAAGCCAACGATCGCACCGATGCGTACGGCGGCTCGCTGCCGAACCGCCTGCGCTTTCTCGACGAGGTGGCCCGTGCGCTGGTCGAGGGCACCGGCGATGCGCGCCGCGTCGGTATCCGCCTGGCGCCGCTGACCACGCTGAACGGTTGCGTCGATGCGGACCCGGTGACGACTTACACCGAAGCCGCGCGCCTGCTCGGCCAGATCGGCGTGGGCTATATCCATATCGCGGAGGCCGACTGGGACGACGCGCCCGACATGCCCATCGCCTTCAAGCGCCAGCTGCGCGAGGTGTATCCGGGCGTGCTGATCTACGCCGGCCGCTATACGGCCGACCGCGCGGAGGCCGCGCTGGCGGAAGGGTGGGCGGATCTGGTCGCGTTCGGCCGGCCGTTCGTGGCGAATCCCGATCTGCCCGCGCGGCTGCGCCATGGCGTGCCGCTGGCCGAGCACGATCGCGATACGCTGTTCGGCGGCAACGCGCGCGGCCTGACCGACTACCCTCGCGCCGATCCCGCGCTAGCGGCCTGA
- a CDS encoding glycosyltransferase family 2 protein has translation MLHVKLNDYSRKYALDLALAHSSSRIAPPRTPWTSIAIHGLVFAVWGLLFARAFYLEGMLAWSVGMAYVGYDTLLLAFVAWQARALRWPARHEVEHSVLKPRSLAVIVAAHNEAAALPITLHSLFGQTRAPDEIVIADDGSTDGTAALLMSRYGLVQPEEGEISAPSPRYPTLRWLRLPHGGKACALNAALVELRSETFMTVDADTLLDADACDAMTRAFARSSRLVAATGLLTPVCARTAGGRFFEWFQRYEYIRNFVSRFAWARADGLLLVSGAFACYRRDAVVEVGGFDPKCLVEDYELIHRLRRHAAMRERDWDVQVVGEARATTDAPGTLRAFLRQRRRWFAGFLQTQYWYREMTGNRRYGRLGLMMLPVKAFDTMQPIYGVTAFGLLLAFLIDGQFTIALSALGVIGGKIAIDLAFHAWSIHLYRRWSGDTHRTGVLRALLASILEPFTFQLMRHGGAAIGWFHFFGHLLGRRQTWGVQQRTGIVQGNVDGSGR, from the coding sequence ATGCTGCACGTCAAACTCAACGATTATTCCCGCAAGTACGCCCTGGATCTCGCCCTCGCGCATTCGTCCTCGCGCATCGCGCCGCCGCGCACGCCGTGGACGAGCATCGCGATTCATGGGCTCGTCTTCGCGGTGTGGGGCCTGTTGTTCGCGCGGGCGTTCTATCTGGAAGGCATGCTCGCGTGGTCGGTGGGCATGGCGTACGTCGGCTACGACACGCTGCTGCTGGCCTTCGTCGCGTGGCAAGCGCGCGCACTGCGCTGGCCCGCGCGGCACGAGGTCGAGCACAGCGTGCTGAAGCCGCGTTCGCTGGCGGTGATCGTCGCCGCGCACAACGAGGCGGCCGCGCTGCCCATCACGCTGCATTCGCTATTCGGGCAGACGCGCGCGCCGGACGAGATCGTGATCGCCGACGACGGCTCGACCGACGGCACGGCCGCGCTGCTGATGTCCCGCTACGGGCTGGTCCAGCCCGAGGAAGGCGAGATCAGCGCGCCCTCCCCGCGCTATCCCACGCTGCGCTGGCTGCGGCTGCCGCATGGCGGCAAGGCATGTGCGCTCAATGCTGCGCTGGTCGAGCTGCGCAGCGAGACGTTCATGACCGTCGATGCCGATACGCTGCTCGATGCCGATGCCTGCGACGCCATGACACGCGCGTTCGCACGCTCGTCGCGGCTCGTCGCCGCAACGGGACTGCTGACGCCGGTCTGCGCGCGCACGGCGGGCGGCCGCTTCTTCGAATGGTTCCAGAGGTACGAGTACATCCGCAACTTCGTCTCGCGCTTTGCGTGGGCGCGCGCCGATGGACTGCTGCTGGTATCGGGGGCGTTCGCGTGCTATCGCCGCGACGCGGTCGTGGAGGTGGGTGGGTTCGATCCCAAATGCCTCGTCGAGGATTACGAACTGATCCATCGCCTGCGCCGCCATGCGGCCATGCGCGAACGGGACTGGGACGTGCAGGTGGTGGGGGAAGCGCGCGCGACGACGGACGCGCCGGGCACGCTGCGCGCGTTCCTGCGCCAGCGGCGCCGGTGGTTCGCGGGTTTTCTGCAAACCCAGTACTGGTATCGCGAGATGACGGGCAATCGCCGCTACGGGAGGCTCGGCCTGATGATGCTGCCGGTCAAGGCGTTCGACACGATGCAGCCGATCTACGGCGTCACGGCGTTCGGGCTGCTGCTCGCGTTCCTGATCGACGGCCAGTTCACGATCGCGCTGTCCGCGCTGGGCGTGATCGGCGGCAAGATCGCGATCGACCTCGCGTTTCATGCATGGTCGATCCATCTGTACCGCCGCTGGAGCGGCGATACCCATCGCACGGGCGTGCTGCGCGCGCTGCTGGCATCGATCCTGGAGCCATTCACGTTCCAGCTGATGCGGCACGGCGGCGCCGCCATCGGCTGGTTCCACTTCTTCGGCCATCTGCTGGGCCGCCGCCAGACCTGGGGCGTGCAGCAGCGGACCGGCATCGTGCAGGGGAACGTGGACGGATCAGGCCGCTAG
- a CDS encoding cytochrome b — translation MKPSTSSTSSLAASHALPHEAAGQYTRVAMLLHWSVALLMIANVVLGLTTSRLPEGALSGDMLRLLIDTHKSIGITVLALSIVRVIWRATHHPPPLPNAMGAWERLMAHAVHAGLYALIFLLPLSGWMHDSAWVAAASHPMYLFGVVPWPRIGPIMQLAPDLKEMLHTWFGTLHTACGYALYVLLGLHVLGALKHQWIDRHPVLSRMLP, via the coding sequence ATGAAGCCTTCCACATCCTCCACGTCCTCCCTCGCCGCGTCCCATGCGCTGCCGCACGAAGCGGCCGGCCAGTACACGCGCGTCGCCATGCTGCTGCACTGGTCCGTCGCGCTGCTGATGATCGCCAACGTCGTGCTCGGCCTGACCACGTCACGGCTGCCCGAGGGCGCGCTCTCCGGAGACATGCTCCGGCTGCTGATCGACACCCACAAGTCCATCGGCATCACCGTGCTCGCGCTCTCGATCGTGCGCGTGATCTGGCGCGCGACCCACCACCCGCCACCGCTGCCGAATGCGATGGGCGCGTGGGAACGCCTGATGGCGCATGCCGTGCACGCGGGCCTTTACGCGCTGATCTTCCTGCTGCCGCTTTCCGGCTGGATGCACGACTCCGCGTGGGTCGCGGCAGCCTCGCACCCGATGTACCTGTTCGGCGTGGTGCCGTGGCCGCGCATCGGCCCGATCATGCAGCTCGCCCCGGATCTCAAGGAGATGCTGCATACGTGGTTCGGCACGCTCCACACCGCGTGCGGCTACGCGCTGTATGTCCTGCTGGGCCTGCACGTGCTGGGCGCGCTCAAGCACCAATGGATCGACAGACATCCGGTGCTGTCCCGGATGTTGCCGTGA
- a CDS encoding RNA polymerase sigma factor gives MTGAQLPDMLPGMLPRLWAFALRLTGDKHDAEDLVQRACVRALERADQLQPGTAALSWMFSIVHSVWINELRARTVRSRASMEWDDQFVENVADPAGQTPEEQVMHGQIIDAFKRLPEAQRAVMLLVAVEGLSYQETAEAIGVPIGTVMSRLSRARQAIGAHFGGKASARATSGADNGRGSIA, from the coding sequence ATGACCGGTGCACAATTACCGGACATGCTGCCAGGGATGCTGCCGAGGCTATGGGCCTTCGCACTGCGGCTGACCGGGGACAAGCATGACGCGGAAGACCTGGTGCAGCGTGCCTGCGTCCGCGCGCTGGAACGCGCGGACCAGCTGCAGCCGGGAACGGCGGCGCTGAGCTGGATGTTTTCGATCGTCCATAGCGTATGGATCAACGAGTTGCGCGCGCGCACGGTACGGAGCCGCGCGAGCATGGAATGGGATGACCAGTTCGTCGAGAACGTGGCCGACCCGGCCGGCCAGACCCCGGAGGAACAGGTGATGCACGGGCAGATCATCGACGCGTTCAAGCGCCTGCCCGAAGCCCAGCGTGCAGTGATGCTGCTCGTCGCGGTGGAAGGACTCAGCTATCAGGAGACGGCGGAAGCCATCGGTGTGCCCATCGGCACGGTCATGAGCCGCCTGTCGCGCGCGCGGCAGGCGATTGGCGCGCATTTCGGCGGCAAGGCTTCGGCCCGCGCCACGAGCGGCGCGGACAACGGCAGGGGGTCGATCGCATGA
- a CDS encoding zf-HC2 domain-containing protein, with product MTIDETLLMAYADGELPPAQRAEVEALVARDPEAAAMLALFEASKLDYAGAFAAQAVPPVPESLTRNIEALVAAHREQGAPAAQAIEETNVRSLDAERQRRRGMPVWLAAACMAGAFGAGLVIRGGLPGSAVGPAPTTVAGGASTPTAPITVASNTFAPWVKAAMDYQQLYTRDSVAYMPDVDARHLTQFVDDAREKDKLDIDVPDLSKAGLELKSVARLRFRGKALVQLVYLPKDGPPISLCVLAEPKDDQAVTANRVDAMHVVTWRQAKLGYVLLGNTEGLDLESIGKQIAAKDYPKLSI from the coding sequence ATGACTATCGACGAAACGTTGCTGATGGCCTATGCCGATGGCGAGCTGCCCCCCGCGCAGCGCGCCGAGGTGGAGGCGCTCGTGGCCCGCGACCCGGAAGCGGCCGCGATGCTGGCGCTGTTCGAGGCATCGAAGCTCGACTATGCCGGCGCGTTTGCCGCGCAGGCGGTCCCGCCGGTTCCCGAGTCGCTGACGCGCAATATCGAGGCGCTCGTCGCCGCGCACCGGGAGCAGGGCGCCCCCGCCGCCCAGGCCATCGAAGAGACCAACGTCCGCAGCCTCGACGCCGAACGCCAGAGGCGACGCGGCATGCCGGTATGGCTTGCGGCCGCCTGCATGGCCGGCGCCTTCGGCGCGGGTCTCGTCATTCGCGGCGGACTGCCCGGCAGCGCCGTGGGCCCCGCCCCGACGACCGTGGCCGGTGGCGCCAGCACGCCGACCGCGCCGATCACGGTGGCGAGCAACACGTTCGCCCCGTGGGTCAAGGCGGCGATGGACTACCAGCAGCTTTACACGCGGGACAGCGTGGCCTATATGCCCGACGTCGATGCGCGGCACCTGACGCAGTTCGTCGATGACGCGCGCGAGAAGGACAAGCTCGATATCGACGTGCCGGATCTCAGCAAGGCCGGGCTCGAGCTCAAGTCCGTGGCGCGGCTGCGGTTCCGCGGCAAGGCGCTCGTGCAGCTGGTCTATCTGCCGAAGGACGGTCCGCCGATTTCGCTGTGCGTGCTGGCCGAGCCGAAGGACGATCAGGCCGTCACCGCGAACCGTGTCGATGCAATGCATGTCGTGACATGGAGACAAGCAAAGCTCGGCTACGTGTTACTAGGCAATACCGAAGGTCTCGACCTCGAGAGCATCGGCAAGCAGATCGCCGCGAAGGACTATCCGAAGCTGTCGATATGA
- a CDS encoding tripartite tricarboxylate transporter TctB family protein, whose protein sequence is MSSPPTSASSPHTTSPRFKKDYYGGALMVLVGLAAVYAGLQYHTGSLRQMGPGFFPVSVGALLAFVGVLIAMSARNDKTPADAPQSGGHGHAHGAPDLRGTVCIVLGTLAFLLLGKYGGMIPATFAIVFISALGDRSNSIKQAFVLAAAMCVVAAVVFWWALQLQLPLFTWGG, encoded by the coding sequence ATGAGCAGTCCCCCCACTTCCGCTTCGTCCCCCCATACAACTTCCCCCCGTTTCAAAAAGGACTACTACGGCGGCGCCCTGATGGTGCTCGTCGGCCTCGCCGCGGTCTACGCCGGCCTGCAGTACCACACCGGCTCGCTGCGCCAGATGGGGCCCGGATTCTTCCCGGTCTCCGTGGGTGCGCTGCTGGCATTCGTCGGCGTGCTCATCGCGATGTCCGCGCGCAACGACAAGACGCCGGCCGATGCGCCGCAGTCCGGCGGCCACGGCCACGCGCATGGCGCCCCCGATCTGCGCGGCACGGTCTGCATCGTGCTCGGCACGCTCGCGTTCCTGCTGCTCGGCAAGTACGGCGGCATGATTCCCGCGACGTTCGCGATCGTCTTTATCTCGGCGCTCGGTGACCGCAGCAACTCCATCAAGCAGGCCTTCGTTCTCGCGGCAGCGATGTGCGTGGTTGCCGCGGTGGTGTTCTGGTGGGCACTGCAACTGCAGCTGCCGTTGTTCACCTGGGGAGGCTGA
- a CDS encoding tripartite tricarboxylate transporter permease, producing MVSSALHDLWFGFGVAFQGTNLMWSFFGVLVGNLIGVLPGMGALSAISILLPLTYVMHPVPAILMLAGIFYGSQYGGAIGAILLNLPSHPPHAVTCLDGYPMTRAGKGGTALGITMICSFFAASVGILVMIFASPLLTTIAFKFGPAEIFSIMLLGLLAGSTMSRGSPLKGVAMTLFGLLCGVVGTDVNTGTFRFALDIPELSDGLELVAIAMGLFGVADFILNVNRMSAVTTKTKLRIRDMRPSLAELKQAFWPMVRGTGIGTLFGAMPGTGPTITTFVAYALERKISKTPEKFGTGMIAGVASPEASSHSKTQVDFIPTMSLGIPGDAVMALILGALMIQGITPGPQLISDHPDIFWGLIASFWIGNVLLMILNVPMIGVWVKLLQVPYRYLFPSAMFFIAVGVFSTQSSLFQIWEVLAFGLIGALLIYLEFSVAPILLGFVLGPMVEENFRRSLLLSRGDMMVFLQRPISCTFVVASALLLIGVTWSAWRAHSGRKSAMDVATPELAVNEK from the coding sequence ATGGTTTCCAGTGCATTGCATGATTTGTGGTTCGGGTTCGGTGTCGCCTTCCAGGGCACGAACCTGATGTGGTCGTTCTTCGGCGTGCTCGTCGGCAACCTGATCGGCGTGCTGCCCGGCATGGGCGCGCTATCGGCAATCTCCATCCTGTTGCCGCTGACGTATGTCATGCATCCGGTGCCCGCCATCCTGATGCTTGCCGGCATTTTCTACGGCTCGCAGTACGGCGGCGCGATCGGCGCCATCCTGCTGAACCTGCCTTCGCATCCCCCGCACGCGGTGACCTGTCTCGACGGGTATCCGATGACGCGCGCGGGCAAGGGCGGCACGGCGCTCGGCATCACGATGATCTGCTCGTTCTTTGCCGCATCGGTCGGCATTCTCGTGATGATCTTCGCATCGCCGCTGCTGACGACCATCGCGTTCAAGTTCGGTCCGGCCGAGATCTTCTCGATCATGCTGCTGGGCCTGCTCGCGGGTTCGACGATGTCGCGCGGTTCCCCGCTCAAGGGCGTGGCGATGACGCTGTTCGGCCTGCTGTGCGGGGTGGTCGGTACCGACGTGAACACGGGCACGTTCCGCTTCGCGCTCGATATTCCCGAGCTCAGCGATGGCCTCGAGCTTGTCGCCATCGCGATGGGCCTGTTCGGTGTGGCGGACTTCATCCTCAACGTCAATCGCATGAGCGCGGTCACGACGAAGACCAAGCTGCGCATTCGCGACATGCGTCCGTCGCTGGCCGAGCTGAAGCAGGCGTTCTGGCCGATGGTGCGCGGCACCGGCATCGGCACACTGTTCGGCGCGATGCCGGGCACGGGACCGACCATCACGACGTTCGTGGCCTACGCGCTGGAGCGCAAGATCTCCAAGACGCCGGAGAAGTTCGGCACGGGCATGATCGCGGGCGTGGCGTCGCCGGAGGCGTCGTCGCACTCGAAGACGCAGGTGGACTTTATCCCGACGATGAGCCTCGGCATTCCGGGCGACGCGGTGATGGCGCTGATTCTCGGCGCGCTGATGATCCAGGGCATCACGCCGGGACCGCAGCTCATCAGCGACCACCCCGATATCTTCTGGGGCCTGATCGCGAGCTTCTGGATCGGCAACGTGCTGCTGATGATCCTCAACGTGCCGATGATCGGCGTGTGGGTGAAGCTGCTGCAGGTGCCATATCGCTACCTGTTCCCGTCGGCGATGTTCTTTATCGCGGTGGGCGTGTTCAGCACGCAGAGCAGCCTGTTCCAGATCTGGGAGGTGCTCGCGTTCGGCCTGATCGGCGCGCTGCTGATCTACCTGGAGTTCTCGGTCGCGCCGATCCTGCTGGGCTTCGTGCTAGGTCCGATGGTCGAGGAAAACTTCCGCCGGTCGCTGCTGCTGTCGCGTGGCGACATGATGGTGTTCCTGCAGCGCCCCATCAGCTGCACGTTCGTCGTGGCATCGGCGTTGCTGCTGATCGGCGTGACGTGGTCCGCCTGGCGCGCCCACTCCGGCCGCAAGTCCGCGATGGACGTGGCGACGCCGGAGCTGGCGGTGAACGAGAAGTAG
- a CDS encoding diguanylate cyclase domain-containing protein — translation MSQDPSTSAPQSPLQAAFLKHPSTLAPAERAPGEDDGTVYRALLESTKAIPWRIDWATMTFSYIGPQIGQLLGWAPDSWQTVNDWAERIHPDDRAAVVEFCVAQSQAGADHEADYRALKSDGSYLWMRDVVHVVRNAQGVEALVGFMFDISERKRMEEQLAQAQRELERLSFTDGLTGIGNRRMFDSAMSRAWNAAREASGPMSVILVDIDFFKSYNDYYGHLQGDECLKQVAAVLASAAGPDHFLGRFGGEEFVLVLGNTDADAAVRVAERCRDLLAEAGIPHVRSPYNQCVTASFGVGTIQPTERHDMPAFINLVDAQLYHAKDNGRNRIAIIDRAGMQGEAFKSYSR, via the coding sequence ATGAGCCAAGATCCGTCCACGAGCGCACCCCAGAGCCCACTTCAGGCCGCCTTTCTGAAGCACCCTTCCACGCTGGCACCTGCCGAGCGCGCGCCCGGCGAGGACGACGGCACGGTCTATCGCGCGCTGCTCGAGTCCACCAAGGCCATTCCGTGGCGCATCGACTGGGCAACGATGACGTTCTCGTATATCGGTCCGCAGATCGGGCAATTGCTAGGCTGGGCGCCCGACAGCTGGCAGACCGTCAACGACTGGGCCGAGCGCATCCATCCGGACGACCGCGCGGCGGTAGTGGAGTTCTGCGTGGCGCAGTCGCAGGCCGGCGCCGACCACGAGGCCGACTATCGCGCGCTGAAAAGCGATGGCAGCTATCTGTGGATGCGCGACGTCGTGCACGTGGTACGCAACGCGCAAGGCGTGGAAGCGCTGGTCGGCTTTATGTTCGACATCAGCGAACGCAAGCGCATGGAAGAGCAGCTGGCGCAGGCGCAGCGCGAACTGGAGCGGTTGTCCTTTACCGATGGCCTGACCGGCATCGGCAACCGCCGCATGTTCGACAGCGCGATGTCCCGCGCCTGGAATGCGGCGCGCGAAGCCAGCGGCCCGATGTCGGTGATCCTCGTCGATATCGACTTCTTCAAGTCCTATAACGACTACTACGGCCACCTGCAGGGCGACGAATGCCTGAAGCAGGTTGCCGCGGTACTCGCCAGCGCGGCGGGCCCCGACCACTTCCTCGGCCGCTTCGGCGGCGAGGAGTTCGTCCTGGTACTCGGCAACACCGATGCCGACGCCGCGGTGCGCGTGGCCGAACGCTGCCGCGATCTGCTCGCGGAAGCAGGCATCCCGCACGTGCGCTCGCCGTACAACCAGTGCGTGACGGCAAGCTTCGGCGTGGGCACGATCCAGCCGACCGAACGCCACGACATGCCCGCGTTTATCAACCTCGTCGATGCCCAGCTGTACCACGCGAAGGACAATGGCCGAAACCGCATCGCCATCATCGATCGCGCCGGCATGCAGGGCGAGGCGTTCAAGTCGTACTCGCGCTGA